A genomic window from Silene latifolia isolate original U9 population chromosome Y, ASM4854445v1, whole genome shotgun sequence includes:
- the LOC141633399 gene encoding peroxisome biogenesis protein 22-like — MLNQDIISVGAIAGLAIALVFTWRILRSAPQRTQPKRQPNVASSSRVTSQPNAAVVSSGASVSLEDSRAQNVVDDFFQPIKPTLAQIVRQKLCEGRKVTCCLIGVILEETSPEELQKKATVRSSVLEVLLEITKYCDLYFVESVLDDESEKRVLLALEEAGIFTSGGLIKDKVLFCSTEIGRTSFVRQLEPDWHIDTNPEIISQLARFIKYQLHISTSRPERIAPNVFSSTSLEHFFGCT, encoded by the exons ATGCTGAATCAG GATATAATTTCTGTTGGGGCAATCGCTGGACTTGCAATTGCTCTAGTTTTTACATGGAGAATACTTCGAAGTGCACCACAAAGAACGCAACCTAAGAGGCAACCTAATGTAGCTAGTAGTTCTAGAGTCACTTCACAGCCAAATGCTGCTGTGGTATCTTCTGGTGCTTCTGTGTCGCTTGAGGATTCCAGGGCACAAAATGTGGTTGATGACTTCTTCCAGCCCATTAAG CCCACATTAGCGCAAATTGTGAGGCAGAAATTGTGTGAAGGAAGGAAG GTGACATGCTGCTTGATTGGTGTCATCCTTGAGGAAACAAGTCCAGAGGAACTTCAG AAGAAAGCCACAGTTAGATCTTCTGTGTTAGAAGTGTTATTGGAGATTACAAAATATTGTGACCTCTATTTCGTGGAGAGTGTTCTTGATGATGAAAGCGAA AAAAGAGTTCTTTTGGCTCTTGAAGAAGCAGGAATATTTACATCCGGAGGTTTAATTAAAGACAAG GTTCTGTTTTGTAGCACAGAAATTGGGCGTACGTCATTTGTTCGGCAATTAGAGCCAGATTGGCATATTGATACAAATCCTGAAATAATTTCTCAGTTAGCG AGGTTCATTAAATATCAGCTTCACATTTCCACAAGTAGACCCGAACGAATTGCACCCAATGTGTTCAGCTCCACATCCCTGGAACATTTCTTTGGATGCACGTGA